A genome region from Pseudomonadota bacterium includes the following:
- a CDS encoding nucleotidyltransferase domain-containing protein: MGSVIGCPSVVVACLTWSNLNVDTAQIAEALAAFPEVVLVYVFGSRATGRASTSSDLDLAVVTDRGTSWPRFRTDVVTALRPLLGDIALDLVNLNRAPVELSNAVLTHGVRIFERSVAERVEFEAHVSGRYGDYLPVLRQQQREILNGGDRDARARRYRTQVGRAGRASLPLDRAAEQAP, from the coding sequence GACGTGGTCGAATCTCAACGTGGATACAGCGCAAATCGCAGAAGCACTGGCCGCCTTCCCCGAGGTGGTTCTGGTCTACGTGTTCGGGTCCCGGGCCACGGGTCGAGCGTCTACGAGCAGCGATCTCGACCTCGCTGTGGTGACCGATCGGGGCACCTCCTGGCCGCGCTTTCGCACCGACGTGGTGACCGCGCTGCGGCCATTGCTGGGCGATATCGCCCTCGACCTCGTGAACCTCAACCGTGCGCCGGTCGAGCTGTCAAACGCAGTGCTCACGCATGGCGTTCGCATCTTCGAGCGGTCGGTTGCAGAACGGGTAGAGTTCGAAGCCCATGTCTCAGGCCGCTACGGCGACTATCTTCCCGTGCTGCGGCAGCAGCAGCGTGAGATTCTGAACGGAGGCGATCGTGACGCCAGAGCTCGGCGGTATCGAACGCAGGTTGGACGAGCTGGACGAGCGTCTCTCCCGCTTGACCGCGCTGCAGAGCAGGCCCCGTAG